The following DNA comes from Gemmatimonadota bacterium.
GCATCCGCGATCGCTGGCGCCTCAAGGCCGTCCCGATGACCGAGAACATGAAGCGCTTCGCGCAGGTTGTGGATCCGTCGGCGGCCGCCGCGCTCCCGGCCACGGCCAAGCCGTCGCCCAGGCCCGGGGCGGCCACGGGCGCCCCCGCGAAGCCGCGGCCGGGACGTTAGGCACGCAAAACCCCCCACCGGAACGGCCGGCGGGGGGTCGGATGCGGCAAACTCGCACGCATCGTTCTCACTGCATCATCTGCATCACCTGCATCACCTGCATCACCACGAGCGTCGCCCCCGCCCAAGCATTGCGCCTGGCGGGGCGTCCGTGGCGTTACGAGCAGCTCGGGCGCCCGCGCGGGAGCGCCATCGTGCAGTTCTTCACTTCGCCGTTGATCGTGATCACGACCTTGGCCGTGGCGCTGCCGTCGTAGGTGATGACCTCGCGGCGGCTGGCGGTGATCGGCGTCGCCCCGGCGAACGTCACGGTCGCGGTCATCGTGCGGATCACCGTGCCGGCCGTCGGATACGTCGGCTTGCCATCGACGATCGGGATCTCGACCCCACGGGTCGTGTCGGCGGCCACACGCCTGGCGGTGAAGTTCCCCTTGCTCGACGTCCCGGTGGTCGACTCCTCACCGGTCGACGTCCCGGCCACCGTGCGCTTCGTGCTCCCGGCGGCCAGCCCCGCCACCGTCCGGTCGCTCGTGTGTCCCAGCGTCGTGTTCGCCGTCAGGATCGTCGTGCTGTCGCCAATCAGGCGCCCGATGTGCGGGGGACCCTTCCGGCCGCCCCACGACGGTCCCTTGGACGAGTCGCGCACGTAGCTCACCGTACCCGCCACGTTCGTCTTGACCTGCACCGAGTTGGTGGTCGCGGTGTCGAAGGCCGACTGCACGACGCCAGCCGTCGTCTTGTACTGCATCTGCTGGTTCACCGTCACGCCATTCCTCGTGACCGGGGTGCAGACAAACCATCCGGTGCCGGCACTGAAGGTGCCATCGCACGTACGACCGCCACCGTAGCGCCCGCCGAACGGTCCGTGATGGCCAAAGCCGCGCCCGGCCGACATCGACCCGGCAAACGCGTCACCCAGTCCGCCCCCCATCAACCCCTCGCGCCCGAACGAGCGCCCACCGGGGCCGGGAAGCCACAGGCTCGACACGCCGTCGGAGTCACCGCCGAAGCTCGACGTGTTGTTGGAGAACTCGGCTGGCACGGTGGTGAAGGCCGCGGTCAACGCCTGGCTCACCGTGGGCGTCGAATCGCCGGTGCCGAGGGAATCGGCGCAGGCCCCCGCGCCGATCAGAAGGGTCAACAAGGCTGCGGAACGAACAGGGCGAAACATGGTGGAGTCTCCGAAACGGGTATCGTACCGACGGTGGGGGATACGCCGGTCCCTGCCCATATGACACATGACGGAGACGCTCCCCCCACAACGAATCGCGGGGCGCAGCGATGGTCCGCTGCACCCCGCATGCTCCAGCCCCGTCTCGGGCCGCGAGGCTAGATCGCCGTCACGCTGAAGACGTCGCCGCGGGGAGCGTCCCGCTCGTCGCGCGCACGGTGTAGAGCCCCGGACTCGCCCCAGGGTGATCGTCACGCGGGCCAGCCCGGCGCTGTCGCTCGTGCTCGTCGCGTCGCTCAGCGTTCCGCCGCTGCTGCCGGCGGCCCATGACACCGTCACCCCCGACACGGCGTTTCCGTGGACATCCGTGACCTTCACCACCACCTGCACCCCCGCCCCCGCCAACCCAGCGGCCCCATCACCGGCGAACTTGGCCAGGAGCGACGCCGGCCCTGCCACCACCTGTTGCCAGAAGATCGTCCCCTGGAGCGACCCGACGATCGCCGTGATCTCCGCCTTTCCCGCCACGGTGCCGGCGGTGAAGCCGAGCGAGGCCCGCCCGGTCGCGTCGGTGATGCTCGTCGACGACGGCAACGTCCCGCTCGCGCCCGTGGCCAGCGACCATGTGACCGTTTGACCCGCGAGTGGCTTGCCGTTCTGCGCCAGCACTTCCACCACCATCGGGTTGGCCATCACCGTCCCGGCCACCACCGACTGCGAGTCGCCGCCGACGCGCGAGATCTTCCCGGGGATGGTCGGGCTGGACGGGTCGTCGCCGCAGGCCGACAGCGCCGCCAGGGCGAGGACGGCCAGCGGGAGAAAGCGCGAGCGCCGACCGACAGCCGGGCGCGGCGAACGAGAGCGCGTGCGAAACTGCATCATGGCGTACGGAATGAGGCGAATGGCAAGGCGGCTCCCCGAACACGCGGGCCCGATGTGCCGGACCGCGGAGCGATTTCGGGGCGCCGCTGAAAACTACATCACGGTCCCGGGTTTCTTCTTCCCGATGACCCCCTCGACCTTGCTGGCCTGCAGGAGCTTGTTGAAGGCCGCGATGTCGACGTTCTCGATCGTCTCCACCTCGGTCCGCAGCGTCCGCCACAGCCGCTCCAGCTCGGCCAGCCGTTCTTTGACCCCCTGCGTCAACACGGGGTTCCTTCCACCTGCCCCAGCAGGAAGCCGTACTGCCCGTTGATCCCGTTGGCGTAGTTGATGATGTCCTGCCCGTTCTGCGCCTTGGTCGTGAGCTTGGGGTCGGCCGTCTCCAGCTTCTTCACGATCGTCCCACCCATCGCGCCGATGGCCTTGGCCGAGTCGGCGTCCTTGGTGCGCGTCACGAAGCCCTGCACCTGCGTCTTGAGGTCGCGCACCCGCAGCACCGCATCGTGGATCTCGCCAATGCGCGTCACCAGCAGGTTGGCCACCGCATCACGCTCCGCCAGCTGCGGCATCGGGGTCTCGCGCCGCGGATCCTGCTTCACCTCGAACGACTGCGTGCGCGTCGTGGTCCCCACCGTCAGCCGCACGCTGTACGTCCCCGGCAGGACGCGCGCTCCGGCACCCGGGGCGCCAAAGAGGAGCACCCCCGGCAACGTCGTCGGCGCCGGGCGGCGCAGGTCCCAAGCGAAGGTGTTGACGCCAGCCTTGGGCGCGAGGCGCGACGGTCCCGTCCCTTCCTTGTTGGAGTAGGAACGCACCACCGCCCCCTTGCTGTCGAGGAACTCCAGGCGCACGGTCGTCGCGCTATCCGGGGCCGACGCGAGGCGATAGTTGATCACCGCGCCGCTGCGCGGGTTGCGCCCCACCATGTTGGCACCCGCGCCACCACCAAAGCCGCCACCGCCGCCCACCAGGAGCGCGGTGCGCGGCTGGTAAGATGCGCCGCCGCCGAGGCCAGCGAATCGGCGTGCTGGCGAACCACCGACAGGTCATCGAGGATCCAGAACGCGCGCCCTTCGGTGGAGGGCGATCAGGTCGCCGTGGCGCACCTCGAGGTCGGTCACCGGGACAACCGGAAGATTGCCGGCGAAGAGCTGCCACCGGGCCCCGCCGTCATACGAGATGTAGACCGTGGTCTCGGTCCCGGCGTACATCAGCCCCTTCCGCTCGGGATCCTGCGCACCACGCGCACCGGCTCGCCGGCGCGCAGCCGTTCACCAGCGTCGTCCACGTCTTGCCGAAGTCGGTGGAGCGGTAGATGTACGGCGCCGGGTCGCCCACGCGGTCCTTGCGATAGGCCACGTAGACCGTGCCCGGGTCGTGCGGCGACACCTCGACCTCGTTCACCAACCCATCGCCTGCCGTTGGCGGCGTCACGTTGGTCCACGTCGCCCCGCCGTCCTTCGTCAGCTGCACGTTGCCGTCGTCGGTGCCCACGTACATCGTCTTCGCATCGTGCGGCGACTCCTCGATCACGAAGATCGTCCCGTACACTTCGCCGCCCGCCCCTTCATTGGTGATCGGGCCGCCGCCCCACCCCTGACGGCTCTTGTCGTTCTTCGTCAGGTCCCCCGAGGCCGGCGCCCACGACTGGCCGCGGTCGCGCGAACGCAGCAGCACGTTGCCGCCGTGGTAGATCACGTTCTCGTCGTGCATCGACACCACGATGGGTGCCGTCCAGTTGAAGCGGTATTTCGTCTTGTCGGTCGGCTCCGTCAGGTTCATCTCCGGGTACGCCATGATGTGCGCGTCAACCCGTTCTCCTGGTCCAGCTCGTCGATGGCCCTGGTAGCAGCCCCCGTACACATAACGAGGCGCTTCCCGCTCACGCCGATGTTAGCGCTCTCGCACCCCAGGCCCGTTG
Coding sequences within:
- a CDS encoding Ig-like domain-containing protein, which gives rise to MMQFRTRSRSPRPAVGRRSRFLPLAVLALAALSACGDDPSSPTIPGKISRVGGDSQSVVAGTVMANPMVVEVLAQNGKPLAGQTVTWSLATGASGTLPSSTSITDATGRASLGFTAGTVAGKAEITAIVGSLQGTIFWQQVVAGPASLLAKFAGDGAAGLAGAGVQVVVKVTDVHGNAVSGVTVSWAAGSSGGTLSDATSTSDSAGLARVTITLGRVRGSTPCARRAGRSPRRRLQRDGDLASRPETGLEHAGCSGPSLRPAIRCGGSVSVMCHMGRDRRIPHRRYDTRFGDSTMFRPVRSAALLTLLIGAGACADSLGTGDSTPTVSQALTAAFTTVPAEFSNNTSSFGGDSDGVSSLWLPGPGGRSFGREGLMGGGLGDAFAGSMSAGRGFGHHGPFGGRYGGGRTCDGTFSAGTGWFVCTPVTRNGVTVNQQMQYKTTAGVVQSAFDTATTNSVQVKTNVAGTVSYVRDSSKGPSWGGRKGPPHIGRLIGDSTTILTANTTLGHTSDRTVAGLAAGSTKRTVAGTSTGEESTTGTSSKGNFTARRVAADTTRGVEIPIVDGKPTYPTAGTVIRTMTATVTFAGATPITASRREVITYDGSATAKVVITINGEVKNCTMALPRGRPSCS